From a region of the Castanea sativa cultivar Marrone di Chiusa Pesio chromosome 10, ASM4071231v1 genome:
- the LOC142613749 gene encoding remorin-like, which yields MGAEVPLKVDQEPAPVVEEDEDEELAQNGVAEGKIVIPPPPDQKKTAPPVNEKIADPAVEKSSEGAIDRDAVLAQVATEKRLALIKAWEESEKSKVENKAYKNLSAVGSWENSKKVSVEAQLKQIEEKFDKKKVEYAEKMKNKIAELHKAAEERRATIEAKQREDFLKVEEMATKFRSNGHTPKKLLGCFSF from the exons ATGGGAGCGGAGGTGCCCCTCAAAGTTGATCAAGAGCCTGCACCTGTTGTAgaagaggatgaggatgaggagcTAGCTCAAAATGGTGTAGCTGAAGGGAAGATTGTGATCCCACCTCCTCCTGATCAGAAGAAGACCGCTCCTCCAGTTAATGAGA AAATTGCAGATCCTGCAGTTGAGAAAAGTTCGGAGGGTGCAATTGATAGAG ATGCAGTGCTTGCACAGGTTGCAACTGAGAAAAGGTTGGCTTTAATTAAAGCATGGGAAGAGAGCGAAAAATCGAAAGTAGAAAATAA GGCTTATAAAAATTTGTCTGCTGTTGGATCATGGGAAAATAGCAAGAAAGTATCTGTAGAAGCACAATTGAAGCAGATTGAG gaaaaattcGATAAAAAGAAGGTAGAATATgctgagaaaatgaaaaacaaaattgctgAGCTCCACAAGGCAGCAGAAGAAAGGAGGGCGACAATCGAAGCCAAACAAAGAGAAGATTTCCTTAAGGTAGAGGAGATGGCTACAAAGTTCCGCTCTAATGGACATACACCAAAGAAATTGCTTGGATGCTTCAGCTTTTAA